One Shewanella sp. MR-4 DNA window includes the following coding sequences:
- a CDS encoding YtjB family periplasmic protein: protein MLYLKGLKKSHKISRLLQIAIALTLMVGLVQLWQTSLLQGQLLLKSQTQKMARLLVQQTAYSAAPALQLQNDEQLQWLASALVEDPKVMSAAIFSDQGIRLAFAQSLTNEALDPESEDMSLLLSKYPPYVEPVIQDGKNLGYVEVRLDTKLFFNEIKEAHNLNMEQQQMMLLVAGLIGMLLSRALSFKRADFDRRRTRAKLRKNPKKNKAIKVPEAAEEAKPSDSQDTQQDAVIASGTEAVQKPAEAKKAKESKAEQDLDTPLLEKSAVSKAQNEDSNQAIAESKAKKAKTSAETKAALAPEPVSEKAAEKALDVKPELKPEIKPEKETKDESSSEPTPQSQSQSQSKTDTREQATQASVTEAPSSTPAPNKPKVKSVRRVKTTAAKSTAEKAPAQPSDLDTDSTG from the coding sequence GTGTTATATCTTAAAGGGCTAAAGAAAAGCCATAAAATCAGTAGACTGCTCCAAATCGCCATCGCCCTGACCTTGATGGTCGGCTTAGTGCAATTGTGGCAGACAAGCCTACTACAAGGTCAGCTGCTTCTAAAGTCCCAAACGCAAAAGATGGCCAGATTACTGGTACAACAAACGGCCTACAGCGCAGCGCCCGCCCTACAATTGCAAAACGATGAGCAGCTCCAATGGCTGGCCAGCGCCTTAGTCGAAGATCCTAAGGTGATGTCGGCAGCCATTTTCAGCGACCAAGGTATACGCTTAGCCTTCGCCCAAAGCCTGACCAATGAAGCCTTAGATCCCGAATCGGAAGACATGAGTTTGCTCCTAAGCAAATATCCACCTTATGTCGAACCCGTGATCCAAGATGGAAAAAATTTAGGCTATGTCGAGGTTAGACTCGATACCAAACTATTTTTTAATGAAATCAAAGAAGCGCATAACCTAAATATGGAGCAGCAGCAAATGATGCTGCTGGTTGCCGGCCTTATCGGCATGTTGTTATCCCGCGCCTTGTCCTTTAAGCGCGCCGATTTTGACCGCCGTCGCACCCGCGCCAAATTGCGTAAAAACCCTAAGAAGAATAAAGCCATAAAAGTACCCGAAGCGGCCGAGGAAGCTAAGCCATCGGATAGTCAAGATACCCAGCAGGATGCCGTTATCGCAAGTGGCACTGAGGCAGTGCAAAAGCCGGCAGAAGCTAAAAAGGCAAAAGAAAGCAAAGCAGAACAGGATCTCGACACTCCGCTCTTGGAGAAATCGGCTGTAAGCAAGGCGCAGAATGAAGACAGCAATCAAGCCATTGCCGAATCTAAAGCGAAGAAAGCCAAAACAAGCGCAGAAACAAAAGCTGCACTTGCGCCAGAACCCGTATCAGAGAAAGCAGCAGAGAAAGCGCTTGATGTGAAGCCAGAGCTTAAACCAGAGATAAAACCAGAGAAAGAGACCAAGGATGAGTCATCATCTGAGCCAACGCCTCAGTCTCAGTCTCAGTCTCAATCTAAAACGGATACCAGAGAACAGGCGACTCAAGCTTCAGTCACCGAGGCGCCAAGCTCAACGCCCGCGCCGAATAAACCTAAGGTTAAATCGGTGCGTCGAGTGAAAACCACTGCGGCGAAATCTACCGCAGAGAAAGCCCCTGCTCAACCGAGCGATTTAGATACCGATTCTACGGGTTAA
- the deoD gene encoding purine-nucleoside phosphorylase has protein sequence MATPHINAVEGAFAETVLFPGDPLRAKYIAETFLENVEQVTDVRNMLGFTGTYKGKRISVMGSGMGIPSCSIYATELIKDYGVKNLIRVGTCGAISTDVKVRDVIIGMGACTDSQVNRLRFKGQDFAAIANYELMNAVIESAKVKGTKIRVGNVFSADLFYTPDPQMFDVMEKMGVLGVEMEAAGLYGVAHEFGARALCVVTVSDHIRTGEKTTSDERQTTFNDMIVMTLDAAITL, from the coding sequence ATGGCAACACCACACATTAATGCTGTAGAGGGCGCATTCGCTGAGACAGTTCTGTTTCCAGGCGATCCATTACGTGCAAAATATATTGCTGAAACATTCTTAGAAAATGTTGAGCAAGTGACTGACGTTCGAAACATGCTAGGTTTTACCGGTACTTACAAAGGTAAACGTATTTCTGTTATGGGTTCAGGCATGGGTATTCCTTCATGCTCAATCTATGCAACTGAATTAATTAAAGACTACGGCGTTAAGAACCTGATCCGCGTGGGTACTTGTGGCGCGATCAGCACTGACGTTAAAGTGCGCGATGTGATCATCGGCATGGGTGCTTGTACCGATTCGCAAGTTAACCGTTTACGTTTCAAAGGCCAAGATTTCGCTGCTATCGCGAACTACGAGCTGATGAATGCTGTGATCGAATCTGCCAAAGTGAAAGGCACTAAGATCCGTGTTGGTAACGTTTTCTCTGCCGACCTGTTCTACACTCCTGATCCACAAATGTTTGACGTGATGGAAAAAATGGGCGTGTTAGGCGTAGAGATGGAAGCCGCTGGTTTATACGGTGTTGCCCATGAATTCGGTGCCCGTGCACTGTGTGTGGTAACTGTATCTGACCATATCCGTACTGGCGAAAAAACCACTTCCGATGAGCGTCAAACCACGTTCAACGATATGATCGTGATGACATTAGACGCTGCAATTACGCTGTAA